In a genomic window of Alcanivorax sp.:
- a CDS encoding uroporphyrinogen-III synthase yields MQVLVTRPRGQQQALMDALRHAGHEPLHSPALHIEPLPLSDATRRVLMDLDLFHAVFFASSNAARLALSAMADLWPQWPVGVHWLAVGKATAAEISRWHLQPTVPNGGFNSEAVLSLPCLQQLAEKKVLLCRGESGRELLAQTLAERGAEVVTLPFYRRLPSADFHCPESCDWVMVTSVESWQAISEKIPAGAGIVAAGERVAAHIRVQHTGPMRVAVSAHDEDMLAALTSA; encoded by the coding sequence ATGCAGGTGCTGGTTACCCGTCCCCGGGGGCAGCAGCAGGCGTTAATGGATGCCCTGCGTCACGCGGGTCATGAGCCCCTGCACAGCCCGGCCCTGCATATCGAGCCGCTGCCGCTTAGCGATGCCACCCGCCGGGTTCTCATGGACCTGGATCTGTTCCACGCCGTCTTCTTTGCCAGCAGTAACGCCGCCCGCCTGGCCCTGTCCGCCATGGCGGATCTGTGGCCCCAGTGGCCTGTAGGCGTTCACTGGCTGGCAGTGGGCAAGGCCACCGCGGCGGAAATCAGCCGCTGGCATCTGCAGCCCACGGTGCCCAACGGCGGTTTCAATTCCGAAGCGGTGTTATCCCTGCCTTGCCTGCAACAACTGGCGGAAAAGAAAGTGCTGCTGTGCCGCGGTGAAAGCGGTCGGGAGTTGCTGGCGCAAACCCTTGCCGAGCGCGGCGCGGAGGTTGTCACCCTGCCGTTTTACCGTCGTTTGCCCAGCGCCGATTTCCATTGCCCCGAGTCATGCGACTGGGTCATGGTGACCAGTGTGGAAAGCTGGCAGGCGATCAGCGAGAAAATCCCCGCTGGCGCTGGAATCGTGGCTGCAGGAGAACGAGTGGCTGCACATATCCGTGTACAACATACTGGCCCAATGCGAGTGGCGGTCAGTGCCCATGATGAAGACATGCTGGCCGCCCTGACCTCCGCTTGA
- a CDS encoding LytTR family DNA-binding domain-containing protein, which translates to MRVLVCDDEQLARDRLKRLVEKADGVEVVAEAANGREAIEQAQATRPDVILMDIRMPEMDGMEAAEHLSKMDNPPALIFCTAYDEHALQAFKVHAVDYLLKPVSADDLATALGKARTLNRVQLAEIGKEVSEEKPRRRGHISARTHRGLELVPVDEVRYFLADQKYVTVCSGEGEVLIDETLKELETEFGDQFVRIHRNALVALKFIEGMEMATAGHHQVRLRGIDERLTVSRRHVAGLRRVLQNL; encoded by the coding sequence ATGCGGGTGCTTGTGTGTGATGACGAACAACTGGCGCGCGACCGGCTCAAGAGGCTGGTGGAGAAAGCCGACGGGGTTGAAGTGGTGGCAGAAGCGGCCAATGGCCGGGAAGCCATTGAGCAGGCCCAGGCCACCAGGCCGGACGTGATCCTCATGGATATTCGCATGCCGGAAATGGATGGCATGGAAGCTGCCGAGCATCTCAGCAAGATGGACAATCCTCCGGCTCTGATCTTCTGCACCGCCTATGATGAGCATGCCCTGCAGGCCTTCAAGGTCCATGCGGTGGATTATCTGCTCAAGCCGGTCAGCGCCGATGATCTGGCAACGGCTCTGGGCAAGGCCCGCACTCTGAATCGGGTGCAGCTGGCGGAAATCGGCAAGGAAGTCAGCGAGGAAAAACCCCGCCGCCGTGGACACATCAGCGCCCGCACCCATCGCGGGCTGGAGCTGGTGCCGGTGGATGAGGTGCGTTATTTCCTGGCTGACCAGAAGTATGTGACCGTCTGCTCCGGCGAGGGCGAAGTGCTGATCGACGAAACCCTCAAGGAGCTGGAGACTGAATTCGGTGACCAGTTTGTGCGCATTCACCGTAATGCCCTGGTGGCGTTGAAGTTTATCGAAGGTATGGAAATGGCCACCGCCGGCCACCATCAGGTACGGCTGCGCGGCATCGATGAACGACTCACTGTCAGCCGCCGCCATGTAGCGGGTCTGCGCCGGGTGCTGCAGAATCTGTAG
- a CDS encoding uroporphyrinogen-III C-methyltransferase, with translation MTQERLYSRQTGMSVWVVLVVLVVLAALGAGGWWGWQQFQQMQKEKAGLAGQISELKAAMASQRSDVQGALSSFEKKQAELSARMVKDRAVLADMQSGGQTLWLVNEARALASLASQRLLLTQDASAARRLLKAADETLARLDDPKALPARQALAMDMEKLSGAGQVDVQGMVLRLGALRQIVAELAVPVEEAPPERDMPDVSQPWWQDVLDRLPINVRHHEGAVPLPLSAEQASLVRLTLDGSLQQAQLALMQGRAKAYQQALDNARTTLAQWFREDEPRAAQMRKALKELGGSSVAQALPEIGAGLAAIEELKRKEGGA, from the coding sequence ATGACGCAGGAACGTCTTTATTCCCGCCAGACAGGCATGAGCGTCTGGGTAGTACTGGTGGTGTTGGTGGTTCTGGCGGCCCTGGGGGCCGGTGGCTGGTGGGGCTGGCAGCAGTTCCAGCAGATGCAGAAGGAAAAAGCCGGTCTTGCCGGTCAGATCAGCGAATTGAAAGCGGCCATGGCCAGCCAGCGCAGTGACGTCCAGGGTGCGCTGTCTTCCTTCGAGAAAAAGCAGGCAGAGTTGTCCGCCCGCATGGTCAAGGACCGGGCAGTGTTGGCCGACATGCAAAGCGGTGGCCAGACCCTGTGGCTGGTCAACGAGGCCCGGGCACTGGCCAGTCTGGCTAGTCAGCGGTTGCTGCTGACCCAGGATGCCTCTGCAGCGCGGCGCTTGCTGAAAGCCGCCGATGAAACCCTGGCCCGCCTGGACGATCCCAAGGCGCTGCCTGCTCGCCAGGCACTGGCCATGGATATGGAAAAACTCAGCGGTGCAGGCCAGGTGGACGTGCAGGGCATGGTCCTGCGTCTTGGTGCTCTGCGTCAGATCGTTGCCGAGCTGGCGGTGCCGGTAGAAGAAGCCCCTCCCGAAAGGGATATGCCGGACGTGAGTCAGCCCTGGTGGCAGGACGTGCTCGACCGTTTGCCCATCAATGTGCGCCACCATGAAGGCGCTGTGCCCCTGCCGTTGTCCGCAGAACAGGCGTCCCTGGTACGGCTCACTCTGGATGGCAGTCTGCAGCAGGCACAACTGGCCCTGATGCAGGGCCGTGCCAAGGCGTACCAGCAGGCACTGGATAATGCGCGTACCACGCTGGCCCAGTGGTTCCGTGAGGATGAGCCGCGGGCGGCGCAGATGCGCAAGGCCCTGAAAGAGCTGGGTGGCAGCAGCGTTGCCCAGGCCCTGCCGGAGATTGGTGCGGGGCTGGCGGCCATTGAAGAGTTGAAACGCAAGGAGGGCGGTGCATGA
- the hemC gene encoding hydroxymethylbilane synthase, with protein sequence MSREVLRIATRSSPLAIWQAEYVQQRLESLHEGLSVELVRIKTQGDKILDTPLAKIGGKGLFVKELEEAIMDGRADIAVHSMKDVPMELPEGFALPVICEREDPRDAFVSNHHDSLSALPEGACVGTSSLRRQAQVQANRPDLVVKSLRGNVQTRLGKLDAGEFDAIILAAAGLKRLEMHERIRYEMPPEESLPAVGQGAVGIECRDGDTRTIELLSPLSDRDTWDRVVAERAMNRRLEGGCQVPIAGFALLEDGQLWLRGLVAEENGKQVLRAEGRAPRERGAELGVEIAEQLLAQGADEILKALYERG encoded by the coding sequence ATGTCCCGCGAAGTCTTGCGTATCGCCACCCGTTCCAGCCCCCTTGCCATCTGGCAGGCGGAATACGTTCAGCAGCGTCTGGAAAGTCTGCACGAGGGGTTGAGCGTGGAGCTGGTGCGGATCAAGACCCAGGGGGACAAGATTCTCGATACCCCGCTGGCCAAGATTGGTGGCAAGGGGCTGTTCGTGAAAGAGCTGGAAGAGGCAATCATGGACGGCCGTGCAGATATCGCCGTGCATTCCATGAAGGATGTCCCCATGGAATTGCCGGAGGGCTTTGCGTTGCCGGTGATCTGTGAGCGGGAAGATCCTCGCGATGCCTTTGTTTCCAATCACCATGACAGCCTGTCTGCCCTGCCCGAGGGTGCCTGTGTGGGCACCTCCAGCCTGCGCCGTCAGGCCCAGGTGCAGGCCAATCGGCCGGATCTGGTGGTGAAAAGCCTGCGCGGTAATGTGCAGACCCGGCTGGGCAAGCTGGATGCCGGCGAGTTCGACGCCATCATTCTCGCCGCTGCCGGTCTCAAGCGTCTGGAAATGCACGAGCGGATCCGTTACGAAATGCCCCCGGAGGAATCCCTGCCGGCGGTAGGGCAGGGGGCGGTCGGTATCGAATGTCGTGATGGCGACACTCGTACCATCGAGTTGCTCAGCCCGCTCAGCGACCGGGATACCTGGGATAGAGTCGTGGCCGAACGGGCCATGAATCGTCGCCTGGAGGGCGGCTGCCAGGTGCCAATTGCCGGTTTTGCCCTGCTGGAAGATGGACAGCTATGGCTGCGCGGGCTGGTTGCCGAAGAAAACGGCAAGCAGGTGTTGCGCGCGGAAGGTCGTGCTCCCCGTGAGCGCGGCGCGGAGCTGGGCGTGGAGATTGCCGAGCAACTGCTGGCCCAGGGCGCGGACGAGATCCTCAAGGCGCTCTACGAGCGGGGCTGA
- a CDS encoding TRL-like family protein, with protein MKKLLLLLVSAAALSGCASATMPVTGLLYGNVKAPLTATASTEKPTRVGRASTRSILGIIASGDASIQTAARNGGITEIHHVDYESQNFFGVLAEFTVVVYGN; from the coding sequence ATGAAAAAGCTTCTTCTTCTGCTGGTCAGCGCCGCAGCACTGAGCGGCTGTGCTTCCGCCACCATGCCGGTCACCGGTCTGCTCTATGGCAATGTGAAAGCGCCACTCACCGCCACCGCCTCCACCGAGAAGCCCACCCGGGTTGGCCGGGCAAGCACCCGCTCGATTCTCGGCATCATTGCTTCCGGCGACGCCAGCATCCAGACCGCCGCCCGCAACGGCGGCATCACCGAGATCCATCATGTGGATTACGAGTCCCAGAACTTCTTCGGGGTGCTGGCGGAGTTTACCGTAGTGGTTTACGGCAACTGA